One Notolabrus celidotus isolate fNotCel1 chromosome 18, fNotCel1.pri, whole genome shotgun sequence DNA window includes the following coding sequences:
- the sult2st2 gene encoding sulfotransferase family 2, cytosolic sulfotransferase 2: MTEAELYTLYKGVYLPTVLHTAENLKYYEDFTFRPDDILIATYPKSGTTWMQEIVPLIMSGGDPASVETLPNWDRVPWLEENRAHILNLEERPSPRMLTTHYSFGMMPPSFSEVKPKVIYVTRNPKDVFTSAFHYYDITTFLVKPGLQSEFLRKFLDGEVIFGSWFDHVKSWLNAEDKKNIMYISYEELIMDLKDSVARIAKFLEKSLEAEVVEKIAERCLFKNMKQNKMSNYSLVPAEFMDQAKSEFLRKGIAGDWKNQLTEAEAEHFDAVYKDQMKDVTYKFIWDY, from the exons ATGACTGAAGCAGAGTTATACACACTGTATAAGGGGGTCTATCTGCCCACAGTCCTGCATACTGCAGAGAACCTCAAATACTATGAAGACTTCACTTTCCGCCCTGATGATATCCTCATTGCAACATATCCTAAGTCAG GCACAACCTGGATGCAGGAGATCGTCCCTCTGATCATGAGTGGAGGAGATCCGGCCTCTGTTGAGACTCTTCCTAACTGGGACCGTGTTCCCTGGCTGGAGGAGAACCGTGCCCACATCCTCAACCTTGAAGAGAGGCCGTCTCCTCGCATGTTAACTACACATTACAGTTTCGGCATGATGCCACCATCTTTCTCTGAAGTAAAGCCAAAG GTCATCTATGTCACGAGGAACCCCAAAGATGTGTTTACGTCTGCCTTTCACTACTATGATATAACTACTTTCCTGGTGAAACCGGGCCTGCAGAGCGAGTTCCTGCGCAAGTTCCTGGATGGAGAAG TGATCTTTGGTTCGTGGTTCGATCACGTGAAGAGCTGGCTGAACGCCGAGGAtaagaaaaacatcatgtaCATCTCCTATGAAGAGCTGATTATG GACCTGAAGGACTCTGTGGCCAGGATCGCTAAGTTCTTGGAGAAATCTCTGGAGGCGGAGGTGGTGGAGAAGATAGCAGAGCGATGTTTGTTCAAGAACATGAAGCagaacaaaatgtcaaactactCTTTAGTTCCTGCTGAATTCATGGACCAGGCCAAGTCAGAGTTTCTCAGGAAAG gAATCGCTGGAGACTGGAAAAACC